One Dromiciops gliroides isolate mDroGli1 chromosome 3, mDroGli1.pri, whole genome shotgun sequence DNA segment encodes these proteins:
- the TPT1 gene encoding translationally-controlled tumor protein, whose product MIIYRDLISHDEMFSDIYKIREIANGLCLEVEGKMVSRTEGTIDDSLIGGNASAEGPEGEGTDATVITGVDIVINHHLQETSFTKESYKKYIKDYMKSIKGRLEEHKPDRVKPFMTGAAEQIKHILANFKNYQFFIGENMNPDGMVALLDFREDGVTPYMIFFKDGLEMEKC is encoded by the exons ATGATCATCTACCGGGACCTCATCAGCC ATGATGAGATGTTCTCCGACATTTACAAGATCCGGGAGATCGCAAACGGGCTGTGCCTGGAGGTGGAGGGGAAG ATGGTCAGTAGGACAGAGGGTACCATTGATGATTCACTCATTGGTGGAAATGCCTCTGCCGAAGGTCCTGAGGGTGAAGGAACAGATGCCACTGTAATCACTGGAGTTGACATAGTAATAAACCATCATCTGCAAGAAACTAGTTTCACAAAAGAATCCTACAAAAAGTACATCAAAGACTACATGAAATC AATCAAAGGCAGACTTGAAGAGCACAAGCCAGATAGAGTAAAACCTTTTATGACCGGAGCTGCAGAACAAATCAAACACATCCTTGCCAATTTTAAAAACTATCAG TTCTTCATAGGCGAAAACATGAATCCAGATGGCATGGTGGCTCTCTTGGACTTCCGTGAGGATGGTGTGACCCCATATATGATTTTCTTTAAGGATGGTTTAGAAATGGAGAAATGT TAA